Proteins from one Panicum virgatum strain AP13 chromosome 7K, P.virgatum_v5, whole genome shotgun sequence genomic window:
- the LOC120640430 gene encoding uncharacterized protein LOC120640430, with protein MSLWCSRDHPAPLVACSSRRRRRKVNAGDLSSWASLHEDLVSLIGWRVLAGDFRDYIRFRAVCPHWRSSTTCPRGRGILDPRFYPRGWMLLPEGRSLYPGHGKLHGYVRFFNLSTGAFVRVRLPLFKDHCVLYSVDGILLLQRDHDTAIRLLHPFTSDTAEFPPLETLLPQVRCRSEGSRWYSLRSIRGASISVGADGLVRVMMRPNDVWNICFATSGDQQWRVTTTWECSKLSSTLPFQGKLYVLLRPNSVRGEHEVIQIDPPQQEGMDIGSLSEPSPKLIAKFKWPTSDESYSLYYYRLVECNSEILVIGTKWDAVYYSVYRLADLMLGRIVHVTSIDGSALFIGRRSLCVSYKVFPTIVPDTIVMRETKIYLSQYHLSNGTLSQATDGVIAEEKDIPGPYSIMCHIITCCPPSYWNKGKILCKGLPTWKVKKKIRYGVSLTYSAMILLYFIYAYLGFTAGDAIFH; from the exons ATGTCTCTATGGTGTTCTCGGGATCACCCAGCGCCCTTAGTTGCGTGCAGCAgtaggcgccggcggcggaaggTTAACGCCGGCGATTTATCCTCGTGGGCGTCTCTGCACGAGGATTTGGTGAGCCTAATCGGATGGCGAGTGCTAGCCGGCGACTTCCGTGATTACATCCGCTTCCGAGCTGTGTGTCCCCACTGGCGGTCCAGCACTACttgcccgcgcggccgcggcatCCTTGACCCGCGCTTCTATCCGCGCGGGTGGATGCTGCTGCCCGAGGGCCGCAGCCTCTACCCAGGCCACGGTAAGCTCCACGGCTACGTCCGATTCTTCAACCTGTCAACTGGTGCCTTCGTCCGCGTCAGGCTGCCCCTTTTTAAGGATCACTGCGTCCTCTACTCCGTCGATGGCATCCTCCTGCTGCAGAGGGACCATGACACTGCCATCCGCCTCCTTCACCCCTTCACCAGTGATACCGCAGAGTTCCCGCCGCTGGAGACCCTCTTGCCGCAAGTGCGCTGCCGCTCGGAGGGGTCTCGGTGGTACTCTCTTAGAAGTATCCGTGGTGCCAGCATCAGCGTGGGTGCAGATGGACTCGTCAGAGTAATGATGCGGCCAAATGACGTGTGGAATATATGTTTTGCTACCTCTGGTGATCAGCAATGGAGGGTCACAACAACCTGGGAGTGCAGCAAGCTTTCTTCTACATTGCCATTCCAAGGAAAGCTTTATGTGTTGCTGCGACCTAATTCAGTGAGAGGTGAGCATGAGGTCATACAGATCGACCCACCCCAGCAGGAAGGTATGGACATTGGCTCTTTATCGGAGCCATCACCAAAGTtgattgcaaaatttaaatggCCAACAAGCGATGAAAGCTATTCATTGTATTACTACCGTCTGGTAGAATGCAACTCAGAGATTTTGGTGATTGGCACAAAATGGGATGCAGTTTACTATTCAGTTTACAGGCTAGCTGATCTTATGCTGGGAAGGATTGTCCATGTGACATCCATAGATGGCAGTGCACTCTTCATTGGTAGGAGGTCACTCTGTGTCAGCTATAAGGTGTTCCCTACCATTGTTCCTGACACCATTGTCATGCGAGAGACCAAAATTTATCTTAGTCAATACCACCTCAGTAATGGCACATTATCACAAGCAACAGATGGAGTAATTGCAGAAGAAAAAGATATTCCAGGTCCTTATAGCATCATGTGCCATATCATAACCTGTTGCCCTCCTTCATACTG GAACAAAGGGAAGATATTATGTAAGGGGTTGCCCACATGGAAGGTGAAGAAAAAAATTCGTTATGGGGTGAGTCTCACCTATAGTGCAATGATTCTGTtgtattttatttatgcatattTAGGTTTTACTGCTGGGGATGCCATATTTCACTAA